From the Quercus lobata isolate SW786 chromosome 6, ValleyOak3.0 Primary Assembly, whole genome shotgun sequence genome, one window contains:
- the LOC115994916 gene encoding 3-ketoacyl-CoA thiolase 2, peroxisomal: MEKAINRQRVLLEHLRPSSSSSFVYGTDSSSSPPPPIAASACAAGDSAAYHRTSVFGDDVVIVAAYRTPICKAKRGGFKDTYADDLLAPVLKAVIEKTNVNPSEVGDIVVGTVLAPGSQRATECRMAAFYAGFPETVPIRTVNRQCSSGLQAVADVAAAIRAGFYDIGIGAGLESMTSSPMAWEGSVNPKVKIFEQAQNCLLPMGITSENVAHRFGVTRQEQDQAAVESHQRAAAATASGKFKDEIIPVPTKIVDPKTGDEKPVTISIDDGIRPNARFSDLAKLKPVFKKDGSTTAGNSSQVSDGAGAVLLMKRSIAVQKGLPILGVFRTFAAVGVDPAIMGVGPAAAIPAAVKAASLELDDIDLFEINEAFASQFVYCRNKLELDPEKINVNGGAIALGHPLGATGARCVATLLHEMKRRGKDCRFGVISMCIGSGMGAAAVFERGDAVDDLCNARVVQSNSLLSKDAW; encoded by the exons ATGGAGAAAGCTATCAACAGGCAACGTGTTCTGCTGGAACACCTTCgaccttcctcttcttcttcttttgtttacgGCAccgattcttcttcttctcctcctcctccaatCGCG GCATCAGCATGTGCAGCTGGGGATAGTGCTGCGTACCATAGGACTTCGGTGTTTGGGGACGATGTTGTCATTGTCGC AGCGTATCGGACTCCAATTTGCAAAGCCAAGCGTGGTGGTTTCAAGGATACATATGCCGATGATCTCCTTGCACCAGTTTTGAAG GCAGTGATAGAGAAAACCAATGTGAATCCTAGTGAAGTTGGGGATATTGTGGTGGGTACCGTGTTGGCCCCAGGATCTCAAAGAGCAACTGAATGCAGGATGGCTGCATTCTATGCTGGTTTCCCTG AAACTGTGCCTATCAGGACTGTGAATAGGCAATGTTCATCTGGGCTTCAGGCAGTTGCTGATGTTGCTGCAGCTATAAGAGCTGGATTTTATGACATTG GCATTGGAGCTGGCTTGGAATCCATGACTTCTAGTCCAATGGCATGGGAAGGATCGGTGAATCCCAAA GTAAAGATCTTTGAACAAGCCCAAAATTGTCTTCTTCCCATGGGGATAACCTCAGAAAATGTTGCACATCGTTTTGGTGTAACTAGGCAGGAACAAGATCAAGCTGCA GTCGAGTCACATCAACGAGCTGCTGCTGCTACTGCCTCTGGTAAATTTAAGGATGAAATTATTCCTGTGCCAACCAAG aTTGTCGACCCAAAAACTGGTGACGAGAAGCCTGTTACAATCTCTATTGATGATGGGATTCGACCTAATGCAAGATTTTCAGATCTGGCAAAGCTGAAGCCTGTTTTTAAGAAAGATGGGAGTACCACTGCTG GCAATTCTAGCCAAGTGAGTGATGGTGCTGGGGCTGTTCTCCTCATGAAGAGAAGCATTGCAGTGCAAAAGGGACTACCCATCCTTGGTGTATTCAG GACTTTTGCTGCTGTTGGTGTTGATCCCGCAATCATGGGTGTCGGCCCAGCCGCTGCAATTCCAGCTGCTGTCAAGGCTGCCAGTTTAGAGCTTGATGATATTGACCTTTTTGAGATTAATGAG GCATTTGCATCCCAATTTGTATATTGTCGTAACAAGCTGGAACTTGATCCAGAAAAAATCAATGTGAATGGAGGTGCTATAGCCCTTGGGCATCCTTTGGGTGCTACAG GCGCTCGCTGTGTTGCTACTTTATTGCATGAGATGAAGCGTCGTGGAAAAGACTGCCGCTTTGGAGTGATATCAATGTGCATAG GCTCTGGAATGGGGGCAGCCGCTGTTTTTGAACGGGGGGATGCTGTTGATGACCTCTGCAATGCCCGGGTAGTTCAAAGCAATAGTCTTTTATCTAAGGATGCTTGGTAG